The following proteins come from a genomic window of Bacteroidia bacterium:
- a CDS encoding type II toxin-antitoxin system HicA family toxin: MPKLLGINHRKAVRAFEKSGFRIARESKHIIMTDGRKILTIPRSNPINAHTMAGIVKDAGLTIEEFKNLI, encoded by the coding sequence ATGCCCAAGTTACTAGGTATAAATCATAGGAAAGCTGTCCGCGCATTTGAAAAATCGGGATTTAGAATAGCCCGGGAAAGCAAGCACATCATCATGACGGATGGCCGGAAGATTCTTACCATTCCCCGTTCTAATCCTATAAATGCCCATACTATGGCGGGTATTGTTAAAGATGCTGGCCTTACGATTGAAGAATTCAAGAATCTGATTTAA
- a CDS encoding histidine kinase, whose translation MREAKKLNLFVGLLMWVLTSGLPGTVAGQSYSFRYLTVNDGLPSNETYSIYQGETGKLYIGTEFGLVHYDGEYFNPVPFEDHRFSGSMVFEIKKDITGKIWIRTYRDGFFYLENDTLRAFTGNATINKIIEESYIYQFYVDSSNSIWFTSGNVTDTIFRIDAEGKNLQQIPVKDDPEIEVQQFIYWINSSASLTVRSRIHNLSAPQPGAILEQKNGFGVIPPKEHLETHVSRSGLFVDHPHHFWLSMRNVMLHYHKDTRRMESYTLNDEIISVYEDKLGNILIGTRSAAYIYSVASGEIEILFDNRQVTGICQDSERGYWFTTNNGIVYMPSLEIFLIPGNQLGNTYISAIAGSDSLFATAGSDRYIRFFNTSGHHPEIYKLYDRQRNTHPKRILFNANKLLSEWHYVDLNSWEEVPLHPEPFGSILDAEATEHQMLLAFKRGFAVLNSDGDNPDRMSSKHTDLFCRAIYQDDDNIYIGTDRGVHIYNEKSGLRACFPGVLKFSVNDIHGTTSGEIIISTRAGGIFIIKEENIYQLSLEQGLSSPFCTRLLVENDSTFWVGTNHGLNRVQRSDTRSNHWQIDNWYAEDGLASDKINDLAKAGNFLFALTDEGINYFNPGNISTTPPSLNIDMIKASIKGRNAAVDSVIHLMPNERDIWFEFRVFGFKKRRNTQMMYTLSGNEQYLSQTGGQTILYRDLLPGEYLLEVKAISPAGKTIGKPVVYSILIEPHFYETLIFKIIVVIILLSLLAAAVINYLRRVENKRRRKWEFGNAQLEALNLQMNPHFLFNALNNIQYLSFSKDHKMLNRFVSGLSGLLRSILMLSKNHLIPLATELKNLEQYIELEVIRIEDETFSYEIIVDKELDLEKEFIPPMLLQPLVENAIWHGLLPRKGTKFLQISFTKSNRGFAIEVLDNGVGINQARESKINGHIAIKPSLGLDNIKRRLKLYESMGFGTAGIIIDDLESEKAGGSGTRVSMSFVLSDKNDSYDATQSDYNR comes from the coding sequence ATGAGGGAAGCAAAAAAACTAAATCTTTTCGTGGGCCTGCTGATGTGGGTATTGACTTCGGGCCTTCCGGGAACGGTTGCCGGCCAATCCTATTCCTTTCGTTATTTAACCGTGAATGACGGCCTACCTTCCAACGAGACATATTCCATTTATCAGGGAGAAACGGGAAAGCTATACATCGGCACTGAATTCGGGCTGGTTCATTATGACGGGGAATATTTTAACCCGGTTCCTTTTGAAGACCACCGTTTCAGCGGATCAATGGTTTTTGAGATTAAAAAAGATATTACCGGCAAAATTTGGATAAGGACCTATCGTGACGGGTTTTTTTATTTAGAAAATGATACACTTAGGGCATTCACAGGGAATGCTACAATTAATAAAATAATAGAAGAATCCTACATCTATCAGTTTTATGTAGATAGCTCAAATTCCATTTGGTTTACTTCCGGAAATGTAACGGATACGATTTTCAGGATTGATGCAGAAGGAAAAAACCTGCAGCAGATACCGGTAAAAGACGATCCGGAGATTGAGGTCCAGCAGTTTATATATTGGATTAATTCAAGCGCTTCTTTAACGGTAAGAAGCAGGATACACAATTTGTCTGCTCCGCAACCCGGTGCCATTTTGGAGCAAAAAAACGGATTCGGAGTGATCCCGCCCAAAGAACACCTGGAAACCCATGTTTCCAGGTCGGGACTTTTTGTGGATCATCCTCATCACTTCTGGCTGAGCATGAGAAACGTCATGCTGCACTACCACAAGGATACCCGTAGAATGGAAAGCTACACACTGAACGATGAGATCATCAGTGTGTATGAAGACAAGCTCGGCAATATTCTGATAGGCACCAGAAGTGCAGCATATATTTATTCAGTTGCCTCTGGAGAAATTGAAATACTATTCGACAACCGGCAAGTGACCGGCATTTGCCAGGATAGTGAAAGAGGGTATTGGTTTACCACCAACAACGGAATTGTATATATGCCCTCCCTGGAAATCTTTCTTATACCCGGAAATCAGCTCGGAAACACCTATATTTCTGCCATCGCAGGCTCTGACAGCCTGTTCGCTACCGCAGGCTCTGATCGCTATATACGTTTCTTCAATACCTCTGGCCACCATCCTGAAATCTACAAACTGTATGACCGCCAGCGCAACACCCACCCAAAGAGAATATTATTTAATGCTAATAAATTATTAAGCGAGTGGCACTATGTTGATTTAAATAGCTGGGAAGAAGTTCCGTTACATCCAGAACCCTTTGGGTCAATACTGGATGCCGAGGCTACAGAGCACCAAATGCTATTAGCATTTAAACGAGGGTTTGCGGTTCTAAATTCAGACGGAGACAATCCTGACCGCATGTCCTCAAAACACACGGATCTATTTTGCCGCGCAATTTATCAGGATGACGATAACATCTATATCGGTACTGACCGGGGCGTTCATATATATAATGAAAAATCAGGACTTCGGGCATGCTTTCCGGGCGTTTTAAAATTTAGTGTCAACGATATTCATGGTACCACTTCCGGAGAAATAATAATTTCAACCAGGGCCGGTGGTATCTTTATAATTAAAGAAGAAAACATTTATCAGCTCAGCCTGGAGCAGGGTTTATCCAGCCCGTTCTGTACCCGCTTACTTGTAGAAAATGACAGCACCTTTTGGGTAGGTACCAATCACGGACTGAACAGGGTTCAGCGATCAGACACCCGCAGCAACCATTGGCAAATTGATAATTGGTATGCAGAGGATGGGCTTGCTTCGGATAAAATAAATGATTTGGCGAAAGCCGGCAACTTTCTGTTCGCCCTTACTGATGAAGGAATTAATTATTTTAATCCGGGTAATATAAGTACAACTCCTCCGAGCCTGAACATTGATATGATAAAAGCTAGTATAAAAGGACGAAATGCGGCAGTTGACAGCGTTATTCATCTCATGCCCAATGAACGGGATATCTGGTTCGAGTTCAGAGTATTCGGATTTAAGAAGCGGAGAAATACACAAATGATGTATACCCTGAGTGGCAATGAGCAGTACCTGAGCCAGACCGGTGGGCAAACAATTCTGTACCGTGATCTTCTGCCGGGTGAATATTTACTGGAAGTCAAGGCCATCTCACCAGCAGGAAAAACCATTGGAAAGCCTGTAGTGTATTCTATATTAATTGAACCCCATTTCTATGAAACATTAATTTTTAAAATTATAGTCGTCATTATTTTACTTTCATTACTTGCCGCAGCGGTAATAAACTACCTGCGAAGAGTGGAGAACAAAAGACGCAGGAAGTGGGAGTTTGGGAATGCCCAACTGGAGGCTCTGAACCTTCAAATGAACCCGCACTTTTTATTTAATGCATTAAATAATATTCAATATTTATCTTTTTCTAAAGATCATAAAATGTTGAATCGTTTTGTTTCGGGATTATCAGGATTATTGCGGAGTATTTTAATGCTCTCAAAAAATCATCTTATTCCGTTGGCTACGGAACTAAAAAACCTGGAGCAATATATTGAACTGGAGGTAATACGTATTGAAGATGAAACTTTTAGTTATGAAATAATTGTAGATAAGGAATTGGATCTGGAGAAAGAATTTATTCCGCCAATGCTCCTTCAGCCTTTGGTTGAGAACGCGATATGGCATGGATTACTTCCCCGGAAGGGAACGAAATTTCTACAGATCAGCTTTACTAAAAGCAACCGGGGGTTCGCAATTGAAGTCTTAGACAACGGAGTGGGTATAAACCAGGCACGGGAGAGCAAAATTAACGGCCATATTGCCATTAAGCCTTCATTGGGCTTAGACAATATCAAGCGAAGACTTAAATTATATGAGAGCATGGGATTTGGTACTGCCGGGATAATTATTGATGATCTTGAAAGCGAAAAGGCCGGAGGTAGCGGAACCAGGGTCTCTATGTCTTTTGTGCTTTCTGATAAAAACGATTCATACGATGCAACTCAGAGTGATTATAATAGATGA
- a CDS encoding type II toxin-antitoxin system HicB family antitoxin, with protein MKYKVALKKTEEGYSVSCPGLPGCWSEGRTEEEALENIRTAIKEYLEVANELA; from the coding sequence ATGAAATACAAAGTAGCGTTAAAGAAAACCGAGGAAGGCTATAGCGTCAGTTGTCCGGGGCTTCCCGGTTGCTGGTCAGAAGGCAGGACAGAGGAAGAGGCGCTGGAAAATATTCGTACGGCTATTAAAGAATATCTCGAGGTCGCAAATGAACTGGCATAG
- a CDS encoding TerB family tellurite resistance protein has product MNLAQSGYHLLMILSIVDGKYQQIEGEVILDFLTKNYDEKFNLDAENRKLTSLKKEKIADHFSKSAKEFHLHSTTPQRLDLLTFMIDLATADGSITKEERKIITSLAKSWSIDIEPIFSKKLGSGNA; this is encoded by the coding sequence ATGAATTTGGCACAATCAGGATATCATCTTTTAATGATCCTATCAATCGTAGATGGAAAATACCAGCAAATAGAAGGAGAAGTTATCCTCGATTTTCTGACTAAGAATTATGATGAGAAATTTAATCTTGATGCAGAAAATCGCAAGCTTACATCGTTGAAAAAAGAAAAAATAGCGGACCACTTCAGTAAATCCGCCAAAGAATTCCATCTGCACTCCACCACTCCCCAGCGCCTGGATCTGCTCACTTTCATGATTGATTTGGCTACAGCCGATGGCAGCATTACAAAGGAGGAGCGGAAAATCATCACCAGCCTTGCAAAGTCCTGGAGCATTGATATTGAACCCATTTTCAGCAAAAAGCTGGGGAGCGGAAATGCCTGA
- a CDS encoding LytTR family DNA-binding domain-containing protein — translation MQLRVIIIDDEPKSVRLLQGYLEEFSSVTVLDVGYNTQEAYALIMKHQPDLVFLDISMPGGNAFELLSKFRSRKFEVIFTTAFDQYALRAFEENALNYLLKPIDHSKLESTIQRCLKVLDKESTLAEEKEGFKLSIPAQYGYDLVDAKEIIRCEGEGNYTRLYTVMNKKYLVSQNIKIYEEKLVPHGFFRVHKRHLINLAFVDGFSRGKGGYVTLLDGTEVAISFRKKSEFVQLINEQGSPVAQN, via the coding sequence ATGCAACTCAGAGTGATTATAATAGATGACGAACCCAAGAGCGTTAGGCTCCTTCAGGGTTACCTTGAAGAGTTCAGCAGTGTCACCGTTCTGGACGTAGGATATAATACGCAGGAGGCCTACGCGCTCATCATGAAACACCAGCCTGACCTTGTGTTTCTGGATATTTCAATGCCAGGTGGAAATGCATTTGAACTCCTTAGCAAATTCAGATCAAGGAAATTTGAGGTGATCTTCACCACGGCCTTTGACCAATATGCCTTACGTGCTTTTGAAGAAAATGCACTGAATTATTTGCTGAAGCCTATAGACCACAGCAAATTAGAGAGTACCATTCAGCGATGCCTGAAGGTACTTGACAAGGAATCGACTTTGGCGGAGGAAAAAGAGGGATTCAAATTATCCATTCCCGCACAGTATGGCTATGACCTGGTGGATGCAAAAGAAATTATCCGCTGCGAGGGAGAAGGAAACTACACCCGGCTATACACGGTGATGAATAAAAAATATCTTGTCAGCCAGAATATTAAAATCTATGAGGAAAAACTTGTGCCTCATGGTTTTTTCCGTGTACATAAACGGCATCTGATCAACCTGGCTTTTGTGGATGGTTTCAGCCGCGGAAAGGGCGGCTATGTCACGCTTCTGGACGGAACGGAAGTGGCTATTTCATTCCGGAAGAAGAGCGAATTTGTGCAGTTAATCAATGAGCAGGGTTCGCCAGTGGCCCAAAATTGA
- a CDS encoding D-arabinono-1,4-lactone oxidase codes for MGMSQFFSFFFQRREERKIRKLVERLEQNEDDAEAQEHLFNSLDKTAAALEKEIGKKVRPEHIRAEKLLAQEIIARSAGEREQRRSTRKKEKQERRQARYDRKEARKAARKRRKGDREENLMEALEKRNTGRRKVWYNAIESQKVQPLRIFYPESLEALIDIVEEADELGIKVKAVGSGHSASNIVTTSDFMVYTHGLDEPLELDRSILKEETNSLHLFEAEAGITVRELNGELEDAGLALPNAGGSDVQTLMGAISTATHGSGIKLGSYPDLVRSMVMVTTEGKVYRIEPSDGITDPLKYNDPDIPLVQNDEWFYAAVVSMGCLGIVYSLIIEVVPSYWLKETRELILWSQLKPLLAEGSILQKNEHFEVYLNPYKTDGDYTCLITTRKHIDVQQRPKGPPGRRNFFSSLLLSFSFTPKVMLQLFLLMPKKTPALIDRALKALVDEAYINKSYLVLNQGLRQVKTTGTAIEMGFPLSNYLPAVERIFEIAAERAGDGGQYVTSPFALRFVKSSKAYMSMMNGTDTCMIEITTLTQSLGRVDMLRHFQEELYAFGARPHWGLELDHLTGSHDLIKKMYPEYDKFIKVFNELNYKGTFNNAFTDRVGFSEVGFKRE; via the coding sequence ATGGGTATGTCTCAATTCTTCTCCTTCTTCTTTCAAAGAAGGGAGGAACGCAAAATTCGCAAGCTGGTAGAACGGCTGGAGCAGAATGAGGATGATGCAGAGGCGCAGGAGCACCTCTTCAATTCGCTGGATAAGACGGCTGCGGCACTGGAAAAAGAGATCGGCAAAAAAGTGAGGCCAGAGCACATACGCGCTGAAAAACTCCTTGCACAGGAAATCATAGCACGCTCTGCAGGCGAGCGGGAACAGCGCAGAAGCACGCGCAAAAAGGAAAAGCAGGAAAGACGCCAGGCACGATACGACCGTAAGGAAGCGCGCAAAGCTGCCCGCAAAAGGAGAAAGGGCGACCGCGAGGAAAACCTGATGGAGGCTCTTGAAAAGCGGAATACCGGCAGGCGCAAAGTCTGGTACAATGCTATCGAAAGCCAGAAAGTACAGCCGCTCCGCATTTTCTATCCGGAAAGCCTGGAAGCTCTGATTGATATTGTGGAAGAGGCCGATGAACTGGGTATAAAGGTAAAAGCTGTGGGTTCCGGCCATTCAGCTTCTAATATTGTTACCACATCCGATTTTATGGTTTATACCCACGGACTTGACGAGCCTCTGGAGCTTGACCGCTCTATATTAAAGGAGGAGACAAATTCGCTGCATCTGTTCGAGGCTGAGGCGGGCATCACCGTGCGCGAACTCAATGGCGAACTAGAAGATGCAGGACTTGCGCTGCCCAACGCTGGCGGCTCGGATGTGCAGACGCTGATGGGCGCAATATCCACGGCCACGCACGGCTCGGGGATTAAATTAGGTTCCTACCCTGATCTGGTTCGCTCTATGGTGATGGTGACAACGGAAGGAAAGGTGTACCGCATTGAGCCTTCGGATGGCATCACAGACCCGCTCAAGTACAATGACCCGGACATTCCTCTGGTGCAGAATGATGAGTGGTTTTATGCTGCGGTGGTAAGCATGGGCTGCTTGGGAATTGTGTATTCTTTAATCATTGAAGTAGTGCCATCTTACTGGCTAAAGGAAACGCGCGAATTGATCCTATGGAGCCAGCTCAAGCCTCTGCTGGCTGAGGGCAGCATCCTGCAGAAAAATGAGCATTTTGAGGTTTACCTGAATCCTTATAAAACCGATGGAGATTATACCTGCCTTATCACCACGCGCAAACACATTGATGTGCAACAACGGCCAAAAGGACCTCCAGGCAGACGGAATTTCTTTTCCAGCCTGCTACTCAGTTTCAGCTTCACCCCTAAAGTGATGCTCCAGCTTTTTCTATTAATGCCCAAAAAAACCCCGGCACTTATTGACCGTGCATTGAAAGCGCTCGTTGACGAAGCTTACATCAACAAAAGCTACCTGGTGCTGAACCAGGGATTGCGGCAGGTAAAAACCACCGGCACAGCCATTGAGATGGGTTTTCCGCTAAGCAACTACCTCCCGGCAGTAGAGCGAATATTTGAAATAGCAGCCGAGCGGGCCGGGGATGGCGGGCAGTATGTTACTTCTCCTTTTGCATTGAGATTTGTGAAGTCGAGCAAAGCCTACATGAGCATGATGAACGGAACCGACACCTGCATGATTGAGATTACAACGCTGACACAGTCGCTGGGTCGTGTAGACATGTTGCGCCATTTTCAGGAAGAACTCTACGCCTTTGGTGCACGCCCACATTGGGGTCTTGAACTGGATCACCTTACCGGTAGCCATGACCTCATCAAAAAGATGTACCCGGAATATGACAAATTCATAAAGGTATTTAATGAATTAAATTATAAAGGAACTTTTAATAATGCTTTTACGGACCGGGTTGGATTTTCGGAGGTTGGGTTTAAACGGGAATGA
- a CDS encoding enoyl-CoA hydratase/isomerase family protein, translating to MAQFQFLKNEQQQNLQYITLNRPEKRNALNDGMVAELKQALHEAAENPSVRVIILRGEGKAFSAGADLAYLQQLQQNTLEDNIADSTHLMELFRQIYFCSKVVVAQVEGHAIAGGCGLATVCDFIFSVPEAQFGYTEVRIGFVPAIVMFFLIRKIGEAKARELLLTGKLISATEAANRFGIVNEVVDAGRIAQHVRSFSEDLARDTSPASIEITRRMIAEIQHEETMEALTYAAQNNARARETEDCKRGIAAFLNKTKIEWK from the coding sequence ATGGCTCAATTTCAATTCCTGAAGAACGAACAGCAGCAGAACCTCCAATACATTACGCTGAACCGGCCTGAAAAACGCAATGCGCTGAACGATGGAATGGTGGCTGAACTGAAACAGGCCCTTCATGAAGCCGCTGAGAATCCTTCGGTCCGGGTGATCATTTTGCGCGGGGAAGGCAAGGCTTTCAGTGCCGGAGCTGATCTGGCTTACCTGCAACAGTTGCAGCAAAACACGCTTGAGGATAATATTGCTGATTCCACCCACCTTATGGAGCTTTTCCGTCAGATATACTTTTGCAGCAAAGTAGTAGTGGCGCAGGTGGAAGGACATGCCATTGCGGGTGGCTGTGGACTGGCAACGGTTTGCGACTTCATCTTCTCCGTACCAGAAGCCCAATTTGGATACACCGAGGTAAGGATAGGATTTGTACCGGCCATCGTTATGTTTTTTCTCATCAGAAAAATTGGCGAGGCCAAAGCGCGTGAATTGCTGCTGACAGGCAAACTCATTTCGGCAACTGAAGCTGCGAATCGTTTCGGAATTGTCAATGAAGTAGTTGATGCCGGAAGAATTGCGCAGCACGTCAGAAGCTTCTCTGAGGACCTTGCACGCGATACATCACCGGCTTCTATCGAAATAACGCGCAGAATGATCGCAGAAATTCAGCACGAAGAAACTATGGAAGCGCTGACTTATGCCGCGCAAAACAACGCCCGCGCCCGCGAAACCGAAGACTGCAAGCGCGGTATTGCTGCTTTTCTTAATAAAACTAAAATAGAGTGGAAATAA
- a CDS encoding LD-carboxypeptidase — MKSVAVPPFLKNGDTIAIVSTARKIAPDELLPAVAAYEKEGFKVRLGKTIGRSFHQFAGSDNERLADFQEMIDDGEVKAIICARGGYGTSRIIDRLDFSRFEQKPKWIVGYSDVTVLHCHVVKNHGVATLHATMPLHMLKCDQDQESFDSLVAVLKGKIKNYDFDPHLLNRAGMASGELTGGNLSIIYNLTGTASEPDTDGKILFLEDLDEYLYHVDRMMVMLKRAGKLENLAGLLIGGMTGMNDNAVPFGQSAEEIIRAHVEDYTYPVAFGFPAGHGPRNLAMVMGMPSTLNVNNNGCSISFQS; from the coding sequence ATGAAAAGCGTTGCTGTTCCTCCGTTTTTGAAAAATGGCGATACGATAGCTATTGTTTCTACCGCCCGGAAGATAGCGCCTGATGAGCTGCTGCCGGCTGTCGCTGCGTATGAAAAGGAAGGGTTTAAAGTCAGGCTGGGCAAAACCATCGGCAGGAGTTTCCATCAATTTGCCGGAAGCGATAACGAGCGGTTAGCCGATTTCCAGGAGATGATAGATGATGGCGAAGTAAAGGCGATTATTTGCGCCCGTGGCGGATACGGAACCTCCCGGATCATTGACCGTCTAGATTTCTCCCGGTTTGAGCAGAAACCAAAATGGATTGTGGGATATAGTGATGTAACGGTGCTGCATTGCCATGTAGTGAAAAATCATGGTGTTGCCACGCTCCACGCCACGATGCCCCTTCATATGTTGAAGTGCGATCAGGATCAGGAGAGTTTTGATTCCCTGGTTGCAGTTTTAAAAGGTAAGATAAAAAATTATGATTTTGATCCACATTTGCTGAACCGCGCGGGGATGGCGTCAGGGGAATTGACCGGGGGAAATTTATCCATCATTTACAACCTGACCGGGACAGCGTCAGAGCCTGATACGGACGGGAAGATTCTTTTCCTGGAAGATCTTGACGAATACCTGTACCATGTGGACCGCATGATGGTGATGTTGAAGCGGGCCGGAAAGCTGGAGAACCTGGCAGGCCTCCTCATTGGCGGCATGACGGGGATGAACGATAATGCCGTTCCTTTCGGGCAGTCTGCTGAAGAAATTATTCGGGCGCATGTGGAGGACTATACTTATCCCGTGGCTTTCGGATTTCCGGCAGGGCATGGCCCTCGGAACCTGGCAATGGTTATGGGAATGCCTTCAACTTTAAATGTAAATAATAATGGCTGTTCAATTTCTTTTCAATCCTGA
- the metG gene encoding methionine--tRNA ligase — MTNPTRYTITAALPYANGPIHIGHLAGAYLPADIYVRYLRSQGREVAFICGSDEHGVAIELKAKKEGVTPRAIVDKYHAMIRNSFQEFGISFDVYSRTSTELHKKTASDFFLNLHEKGIFEKKITSQFYDRENNQFLPDRYITGTCPVCGNESAYGDQCEKCGSSLDPADLINSRSVISGNVPELKETAHWYLPLDKYQDWVQEWLETHPGWKSNVLGQCRSWLKEGLHPRSITRDLSWGVPVPLQDAEGKVLYVWFDAPIGYISATKEFASGMGKSWEPYWKNEDTRLIHFIGKDNIIFHCIIFPIMLHLHGDYILPKNVPANEFLNLEGQKISTSRNWAVWLHEYLQDFPGKEDVLRYHLTSIMPENKDNDFTWKDFQAKNNNELVAILGNLVNRMVVLTDKYFAGKAPQRGTLTEAETALQAELSNYPGRIAASLEKFRFREALNEYMNLARLANKYLTDHEPWKLIKTDEARTKTILNTGLQVVANLAILGAPFLPHTAEKIKTLLNLGEFFWKDAGSLDLVIEGQQITKGELIFEKIDDAAIEKQMEKLNRQNQATNQAVPERTVPGAREEIQFDDFMKLDLRVGKILKAEKIEKADKLLKLLVDVGFEERTIVSGIAQHFKPEEIEGLPVSVVVNLTPKSLRGVESKGMILMAENEEGKLSFISPGNEQLPGSIIR; from the coding sequence ATGACCAACCCAACCCGGTATACCATCACTGCTGCACTGCCTTATGCCAATGGCCCCATCCATATCGGGCATCTGGCAGGCGCCTATTTGCCTGCTGATATTTACGTTCGCTACCTGCGATCGCAGGGCCGAGAAGTGGCATTTATCTGTGGCTCAGATGAACATGGAGTTGCCATCGAATTAAAAGCAAAAAAAGAGGGCGTAACTCCAAGAGCTATCGTGGATAAATATCATGCGATGATCCGGAATTCCTTCCAGGAATTTGGGATCAGCTTCGATGTTTACTCCCGTACCAGCACTGAGCTACACAAGAAAACGGCAAGCGATTTTTTCCTCAATCTTCATGAAAAAGGAATATTTGAGAAAAAGATAACCAGCCAGTTTTACGACCGGGAGAATAACCAGTTTTTGCCAGACCGGTACATTACCGGCACCTGCCCTGTGTGCGGCAACGAGAGTGCTTATGGCGATCAGTGTGAAAAGTGCGGCAGCAGCCTGGATCCCGCTGATCTTATCAATTCGCGATCAGTGATCAGCGGCAATGTTCCTGAGCTAAAGGAGACTGCGCACTGGTATCTGCCGCTTGACAAGTATCAGGATTGGGTGCAGGAATGGCTGGAAACCCATCCCGGCTGGAAAAGCAACGTGCTGGGGCAGTGCCGCTCCTGGCTGAAGGAAGGGCTCCACCCACGCTCCATTACGCGAGATCTTAGCTGGGGCGTTCCGGTTCCGCTGCAGGATGCAGAGGGAAAAGTGCTATACGTATGGTTTGATGCCCCCATTGGCTACATTTCCGCTACAAAGGAATTTGCCAGCGGAATGGGCAAAAGCTGGGAACCATACTGGAAAAATGAGGATACCAGGCTCATTCATTTTATAGGGAAAGACAATATCATTTTCCACTGCATTATTTTCCCGATTATGCTGCATTTGCATGGTGATTATATTCTTCCGAAAAATGTTCCCGCCAATGAATTCCTGAATCTTGAAGGGCAGAAAATTTCCACCTCGCGAAACTGGGCCGTCTGGCTTCATGAATACCTGCAGGATTTTCCCGGAAAGGAGGATGTGCTGCGTTATCATCTCACCTCCATTATGCCGGAAAATAAGGACAATGACTTTACGTGGAAAGACTTCCAGGCAAAAAATAACAATGAACTGGTAGCAATTCTCGGCAATCTGGTGAACCGGATGGTTGTGCTCACGGATAAATATTTTGCCGGTAAAGCTCCGCAAAGGGGAACGCTGACGGAAGCGGAAACGGCACTACAGGCTGAGCTGAGCAACTACCCGGGGCGAATAGCCGCATCTCTTGAGAAATTCAGGTTCAGGGAGGCATTGAACGAATACATGAACCTGGCGCGGCTGGCCAACAAATATCTTACAGACCATGAACCCTGGAAGCTCATAAAAACAGATGAAGCCCGGACGAAAACGATCCTGAACACGGGCCTGCAGGTGGTTGCCAATCTTGCTATCCTGGGTGCGCCTTTTTTACCCCACACGGCAGAAAAAATTAAAACGCTGCTGAACCTGGGAGAATTTTTCTGGAAAGATGCCGGATCGTTGGACCTGGTAATTGAAGGTCAGCAAATAACAAAAGGTGAACTCATCTTTGAGAAAATAGATGACGCGGCAATTGAGAAGCAAATGGAAAAACTGAATCGCCAAAACCAGGCAACGAACCAGGCTGTCCCGGAGCGGACAGTTCCGGGGGCCAGGGAGGAAATTCAATTCGATGATTTTATGAAGCTTGATTTACGCGTGGGCAAAATTTTAAAAGCTGAAAAAATTGAGAAAGCAGATAAACTTCTAAAGCTATTGGTGGATGTCGGATTTGAGGAGCGGACAATCGTGTCAGGAATTGCGCAGCATTTTAAGCCTGAAGAAATTGAGGGCCTGCCAGTTAGCGTAGTGGTGAACCTGACGCCAAAGAGCCTGCGGGGCGTGGAATCTAAAGGAATGATCCTGATGGCAGAAAACGAGGAGGGCAAACTCTCCTTTATTTCTCCCGGAAATGAACAACTTCCAGGATCAATAATCAGATAA